A stretch of DNA from Candidatus Spechtbacterales bacterium:
TGTGAATACATCCTAAAGCTAAAATCATACTGATCGGCGGGACCGAGCTGTTCTCCATCGTCAGATGGATTATTATTAGCGCCAACATATCTCCAAGCGTCTCCATCGGCGTAGGCGGGAGGAGCAGAAGCCGCGTGTTCATATCCCCAAATTATTGTGCCCTCCGCTCCGGAGGCAGCTATTGTTGAATTTGGCAGTGAACGCAGACGCATAAAATATGTTGTGGACGGCTGTAACTCAACCGAAGAGGGAAAAATAAATTGCACCCAAGATAGCACGGATGGCAGTATGTCGCCGTCTACAATCAAACTTTTACCTATAACATTTCCGGTGGTACTGCCCTCTCTAATCTCTAAAAAGACGTCTGAAAACTCGGAGTCTACATCATCATCATTATAGCGCAGATAAAGATCTACCCTGCTCGCATACACCACATCAGAACCAGCTGTAAAACTTTGTGCCGGATCGCCCACAGCGGAATCTGAAGGAAATGACGCAAGATTAGAATCTGAAAGCCCGTCAACATATTCAATATCCGAAGGAATGCACAGCTCCGGACTATTCAAAATAGTTACATTACCCGTGCTGTCAATGCAAATAACACTTCTTACTGATGAATCTCCTTTCCTTGCTACTTCAACGAATCCTGAGTTAGTGGTATATCCTGAAAGCCTGTCAAAAACTACATCTAACCCACCGCCCGCAAACTGAACGTTTATAATCTCCACCGAAGCATCCAAATTATTAGTTTCGTTGTCCGGATCCATAGAATCAAAAGTGTTGCCAAAAAACAAGGTGTAAGTTCCCGCACCTGCGTCAAAATAAACTCCGTGGGAAGAAAAGTCCTGCGCGGCAAGAGTTCTGTTTTGCGCAAGGCGTAAGACGCTTGCTATTTTTTGCGCGTCCGTATCTACACCTACATCATGCCTTAAAGAAAAGTATACTCCTGTAGATATCATAAACAGGATAGTAGCAACGGATAAAACAACAAGTATCTCTACTATTGTAAAACCCTGCGTATTTTTGTTTTTTAAAAATATCTTCATTAGAAAATAGGAAATTAAGCACTTCCAAGCATGCCGTATATGGGCTGCATTATAGAAATAGCAAAAAATCCGACAGCTCCCCCAATAAAAAGCATTAGTATTGGTTCTATTATTGAAGACATGTTATCTGTAGTGTCCGAAACCTCTCTCTCATAAAACTCCGCGACGCGACTCAATAAATCTGAGAGTTTTCCGGATTCCTCCCCTACTTGTATCATTTCCAACATCAAAGGAGTATAAAGCTTAGAGTAACCATCCAAAACCTCATAAAGATTTTTTCCTTTCTTTACTTCTTCTGTAGCACTCTCAAGTGATTCACGGTAATACACATTATTTAGAGTTTCAGAAACTATGCCGAGCCCTTCCAAAATGGGGACACCTCCGGATATAAGAGAGCTAAGTGTTCTGGCAAAAGCGGCATTGTTTATTTTATGAGATAATTCTTTAAAAAGAGGTATGTGCAACACCAAAAAAGATAAACTCCTTTTTCCGTTTTCGGTGCTAAGAAATTTTTTAAGTAAAAATATAAAAAAGGGCAATGCCGCTAAAACAGCCCACCAATATACTGTCAGAAAATCACTTACTGTTATTATTGCCTGTGTGGTAACAGGCAAATCTACACCCAAGTCTCCAAAAATTGACTTAAGTTGAGGGACAACCATTATCATCATTAAAATCCCTATTCCTATCATGGCTATTATAATAACAGCCGGATAAACCATGGCACCCCTAACTTTAGACCTAAGTTCGTGTTGTTTTTCAAGTTGTGAGGCCAAAACCTCAAGCGTGCCGTCCAAATTACCGGAAACTTCTCCGGCCTTTACCATGCTTGAGTACAGAGTCCCAAAAATCTTTGGATGCTCTGCTACCGCGTCGCTAAAATTCTTTCCCGACTGAAGGTCTTTGCTTATCTTTTTTATAGTCCTTTTAAAGGTGGGGCTCTGAGACTGTTTTTCCAAAACCTCAAGAGCGCGTGAAATATCTATGCCACTGGATATCATAACTGAGAGGTTTCGTGAAAACATCATTTTCTCTTCCAGAGAAACTCCTTTTATTTTTTCAACAAAAACATTTAAATCCAGTTTGGCTAATTTCTGTACACCGGAACCGCTGTTTTCACCATCATCACCCATAACTTCTACATCTATAAGATAAAAACCCTCATCGCGCAAAGCACGGGCAAGGTCAAGCTGGCTCGCAGCTTCCGTTTCCCCTTCTCTGGTTTCTCCTTCAGGATTTTTTGCTTTGTATTTAAATAACATTTTGTTTCGCTACCTGTCTGCGTGCGTGCCGCACGCACAGGCAGACGCTCACAAAATAACCGCTGATATATGCTGATTTTGCGGATTTTGTGCAGATAGCTCTGCATTAATCTGCTTTTATCCGTATTAATCCGCGGTTTTAAGCGAGCTTATTCACTAGTTACTCTGAGTATCTCTTCCAGAGTTGTTATCCCTTGAACCGCCTTCATAACGCCGTCCTCTAACATTGTTAACATGCCCTCCTTCTTTGCCTGTTCTTCTATCGCGTCTGTGGTGGCGCTTTCGTTTATTAATTTTTTAATAGACTCGCTAACCTCAAGAACTTCAAAAATCCCCATCCTTCCACTGTACCCATCCGGACAATTATCAGACGGCTTAGGTTTATAAAATTCTATAGATTCCCATGTATCACTTTTTCCAATAACCTTTTCTTTTTTCATTACCTCCAAAAGCCTGTCTAAATTCACACTCTTACCCAAAGACTCTACCTCTTTTTTAGATAATTTATATTTTTCTCTGCCGTCGGGACATAATTTTCTAACAAGACGCTGTCCTATGGCAATATTAAGAGTTGATGATATCAAAAAAGGCTCCTGGTCCATGTCCATAAGTCGTGGCATCGCTCCCGCGGCGCTATTGGTGTGTATGGTAGATAATACCAGGTGTCCGGTTAAAGCGGCATTTATCGCCAAACTCGCGGTCTCATTATCGCGAATCTCTCCCACCATGATAATATCGGGGTCCTGACGAACAAGCGCGCGTAACCCATTGGCAAATGTAAGCCCGATTTCGGGTTTAATTTGGGTCTGGTTAATTCTGGGCATTCTATACTCTATAGGATCCTCAACGGTAGAGATGTTTACACCCGGTTTATTTAATATATCTAACACTGTATACAAATTCGTTGTTTTACCTGATCCGGTGGGACCCGTAGCTAATATCATACCTAAGGGTTTTTGCATCGCATGTTGCAATCTCTCAAGAGCCTCTCCCCTGTAACCCCTCTCCTCCAAGTTAGAACCTTTGGAGCCTTCGGGTAAAAGACGTAGTACCACTTTTTCTCCATCATAAACAGGGAGCATGGAAACACGGAATGAAACCCTTGAATCATCGGTTTTTATTGTAAAACGTCCATCCTGGGGAAGGCGGTGTTCGTCTAAGCGTAAATTACTCAAAATCTTTATTCGCGCGACAACCCCATCCTGAACTTTTTTGGGCAATATCATGGCATCATGCAATATTCCATCTATTCTGTAACGAACCAAAACATCTTTTTCTTCAGGTTCAATGTGTATATCACTTGCCCGCTGTGATATTGCGTGGCGCAATATGGAGTCTACAATTCTTATTATAGGAAGCTCTTCGGCTTCTTTTTTAAGATCTTCTTTTTTGGGGACATCTTTTGCTACATCGCCCTGCAGTCCTTCTGTTGTAATACTTTCATTTAATTCAGATTCTTTTTCTTCAGATCCTACCAATCCTTCAAACTCTTTTTCAAGACTCTTTTCGTACAATTTTAAAGCCTGCTTAATTCCTTCGTGGCTCGTATAGCGCGGAATTATATTAAGTCCTGATTTTTTTCTAATAAAATCTACAGTCTGTATATCCGTAGGGTCTGTCATTGCGACATCCAAATTATCCCCATCTCTTTTGTAGGCTATAATGTTGTTTTTGCGGGCAATTGGCTCGGGGATTATATGCAGAACCTCGGGCAGAATCTTCTGTTTTGTAAGATCCAAATACGGAACACCCGCTATATATGCCCTAAGCGAAGCTATCCTCTCTTCATCTATTAGCTTTCTGGAAAGCAGGACATCGCTAAGCGGCTTTTCTTTGTCTTCCGCCTCTTTAAATGCTTTTTCCAAATCAGGTTTTTCAACAAGATTAGCGTCTTCTATAAACGCCCTCAGTTGTTTGTTGGTAATGCGCATATTTTATTCGTGTAGTACATTTTTTATCTTCTTTACCACCTCTTCCATCTCATAGTTTGCTTTTACTAAATATGTAGTAGCCCCGGCATCAAGCACTCTCTGTATGTCCCTGCTTTCCTCAAGATTGGTAAGCACTATGACAGGTATGTGCTCCAGCTCTTCACTTTTCTTTAACTCTTCCAAAACCTCAAATCCATCCTTTTTGGGAAGTATGAGGTCAAGCAATATAAGGTCGGGTTGTTCTTTTTGAGCAGTTTCCAAACCCAATTCCCCGTCAAGCGCGGTGAGTATCTCATAACCCTCTTCTTTTAGACGCTCCCCAAGAGTCATCTGTAGGTATTCTTCATCTTCTATAAACAAAATTTTTCTTGCCATGTTTTTTGTGTTGCGAGTTTTAATCTCGCAAAAACAGTTACTAATGTTAACGCTAAGTTCCTAAAACAGCTTCTATTTTCTTAAGCACATCCTCCAGGTCGTAATTTGCCTTAACAAGGTAAGCAGACGCGCCCGCTTCAAGCGCGCGGGATATATCTCCAAGTGATTCTAAGTTGGTAAGTACAATTACTGGTATGTGTTTTGTAGTTTCACCCGCTTTAAGAGATTTTAGAACCTCAAATCCATCCTTTTTTGGAAGTATGAGGTCAAGCAGTATAAGGTCGGGGTTATTTTTCGTTACTTGTTCAATAGCACTCTCGCCATCCATTACGCCTGTTACATCATACCCCTCTTGAGTAAGTATTTCCGTAAGAGATCTTAACAAAACTTCTTCATCCTCAGCAAACAATATTTTTTTTGACATTTGATTATTCCGCGAAAACCTTGCGGCTTTAATTATATAAAAGTTTTTTTACTCTTCCTTTGTCCTGTTGGAACTTCAAACCAAAAAGTTGAGCCCTCGTCTTCTTTTGAAGAAAAACCTATCGCCCCTCCCATTTGTTCAACCACAGCTTTGGCTATGAAAAGACCTATCCCTGTTCCGTCGCTTTGATGTTTGGCAATATTTTTTGAACGAAAAAACTTTTGAAATATTAATGCTTGCTCTTTCTTGGGAATACCCACACCATTATCCTTGACCTCAACGCGCACCTTTTTATCCTCTATTAAAAAGGCTTTTACCTCAACGTCCCCCTCTTTTTTACTGTATCGTATAGCATTGTCTACAAGATTATAGATAACAACCCCTACGTAAACTTCATCTCCATAAACTTTAAGCTCCCCGTTATGAGGAGGATTGAAGTTTAAGTTGATATTACTTGACTTTGCCAAGGGAGATAGAGAATCAACCACCTTCTTTATTAACTCCGCTACATCTAACTCATTCTGATTTAAAAATAACTCGCCCTTTTCTATTCTTGAAATATTTAAAAGATCGTTAACAAGTTTTATCATTCTTTCGTTATTATAATGAACAAGATCCAAATACTCTTTCTGTTTCGGGGTTAAATCACCCAACCTGTTGCCCATTAAAAGATTCAAAGACCACTTTACTGCGGATGAGGGAGAACGCAACTGGTGTGAGACTATACTCACAAACTCTGTCTTCATCCTATTTGCGGTAGCCATTTTCTCAAAACTTTGAACTATTATGCTTCCCGGTACAAATATAACAAGCGCGACTAACGCGACTAACAGAGCTGCAAAACCTTCCTCAGTAAACCCTTGTGAAATCTCGTAGGTTGCTAACATTCCTACTATGGTAAGAATACCCATTACCAAAAAAAGGAAGTTAGGGCAAACCCAAACACTTAATCCATACTCCTTGCATTCACGCCAAAAAAAGATCTGATCTATAATTTTTTCACGCCTTGTCTTCATTTTTTCAGTATACCAAACAAAAAACCTCTAAGCGAGAGGTTTTCTGTGGAATAAGCTAAAGTTCAGGTTCTTAAAAAGGAAGTGGCGGTTCATCCTCTGCGCCTCCGGTGTCCTCTATGGGAGGGGTAGTATCAGGTTGTAGCACATCCTCCAGCGCTCCACGCCCACTTCTTAAATTATTCAATATTCTTTCGACCAACTGATTGCCCGGATTATCCTGAGACAAACGCTCAAATTGTCGTATGGCATCCTCTCCTCTGTTCAGCTGGTTGTACGTTAAGCCCAAATAATACCTAGCGTTGGCAAACTGATCTGATGCCAAAGAAATAGAGCGCTCCAATTCAACCACCGCTTTTTCAAATTCATCATTTTGATAATAAAGCAGTCCTAACTGAAATGCCATATTTGGATCACGGGGAGCAATTCTTGCCAATTGCTCGGTTTCTATAATTGCCTTATCCAGTTCCCCCAATCGCTGATAAGCCGAAGCAAGCAGAAAACTTGCTGATATGTAGTCTGGCTTCAACCTTAGTGCTTCTTCAATATATTCAACAGACCTATTTAAGGAAGCTGTTCTTTTGTTCACAAGTTCCTGTTCTAACTGCACAGAGCTATCTTGTCCTTGAGTAAGTGCTGAAAGTTGATTTTGCAAAACGTAAGCATTAGTCAGGTAGACTCGCGCGACAGCTAAAGGAAGAGAGGGATTATTTGGATCCAAAACCCGCGCCTCTTCGTATGCGTTTACAGCGAGTTCAGCTGCGCCATCCACAAAACCTATAAGATTTCCATACACAACGCCGAGTTGTTCCCAGTTTTGAACATCTTTTGGGTTTAGCTTGGTGGCTTTAGTGGAGACTGAAACCGCCGCGCGAAGCGTATTTTCAAACTGAGTACTTATTTCCTGCTCTGTAAGATCCTCACTGTTTATAATTTCTCCCAGTCTTAGCACAAGCGCCTGGGATGTAACTCTCAGGATTGAATCATCCGAAGAATTTGTATCTAAAGCTCTTTGCAGTTTGTCTATTGCCTGATTCAAATCTTGATTTTCTTGATAATTTTTTACAGCCTGGGCAAGATAAACCTGTGCAACATATCTTTGTCCCAAAATATAAAGACCTCCAAATGCCCCGCTAATTACTAAAAGAGCAGCCAAAGAAGAAATTATCATAACTTGTGGTTTTTTGGTCATATCAAGTTTAATACCAGCCACGGCTCCGAGTTTTATCAACGAACTCAAAGCAACTCCCATAGCCATAAAAAGAAACAGGTGTAAAACAACGTTGCCCTTATATACAAACATGGCTGCAGCCAACACTGCGGCGACCCCTATGGCCCCCAGGGCGATGCCATTCAAAAAGTTGTCCTTGGAGTCTTTTTTAGATGTTAACCTGCTCGCATAAAAAGAACCCTTTAGGGAACTTACAAAAAACATACCTAAAAATATTAAGACGAGAAGCACTGCGGGGATTCCGAGTGTTGATATGTATGTAGATAAAGCCGAGTGTCCCTGTCCAAATCGCACTCCCCAAAAATCTGTCTGATTAATCTCCAGTGGTCTGTGCAGAGAGTAGTTATAAGCAAATGTTCCGGGACCCGTTCCAACCGCCCACCTTCCCGCAGACATAGATTTACCGGCGATATCTACTGTTCTATCTAGGGACAGGCCAACCTCCGCTGTGTTCGCAATAAATGTAGGAAATTGCGCCCCGACAATTATAAAGAAGAGAGAAATCATTATCATTCCAAAGGGAATAAACAGGGGTTTCAGTGTCGCGTCTTTTTTTGCCACCATTTTAGAACCCGCAACCAAAACTGTTAAAACAGCAGCTATTGCTATGGCCAACCATATGCTCCACAAATTAATTTGCAAAAGAATTAACGTAAAAAACAAAGCTGTGGTCCAAAGAATAACACGCACTTTTTTATTGTCTACGCGTACTGTATTTAAAAAAGTTAAAACAGCGACTAAGGCAGCGGCTAAAAGAAACCCAAACGCAAATACGCTACCCACCGGATTGAACCCGACATCTTTTGAAAAACTAAAAGGAAAAATAAAAATACCCACCAACTGTAAAACAGAGATCACAGAAACCAAAACCATACCTGCCAAATAAAAAACAGATAAGGTTTTAATACTCTTAACGCTCCGCAGAGATACCACTCCGGCAAAAAAGGCTACTACATACGTACCTACCCAAAAAACAGAGTCCGGAGTTGTGCTAAAAAAACTTATGCTTCGCGCCTGAGAAAAAAGACCTGCTAACAAAACTGCTATGAAAACAGCTAACGCTGTTATGCTTAGGTGCTTTGGTGGAAGCGTAATTTTACCTGAAGCCAGAAATTTGGCAAGCACATATATAAGCAGTGCTATAAGCAGGGTGCCCGCAAAAAGTTGCTTATTTATACCTACCGGAGACAGTGTTGCGGTAAGAAAAAAGGTTGGCATCAAAAAGACCAACGCGTAAAGCGCCATTTTGTCAAAGGTCCAACTCTTTTTGCTTTTTAGTTTACTATTTTGTTCTTTTTGCATATGTTTTTTATTGTAACTTACTATTATTTATAATGCTATCTTATAATTTTAAATCTCAACACCTTCGCCTTCCTCCTCTCCATCTTGATTTTAGAGGGATCACATACACAGGTTCAACCTGTGTATGTCCGACCTTACGGTT
This window harbors:
- a CDS encoding type II secretion system F family protein, with protein sequence MLFKYKAKNPEGETREGETEAASQLDLARALRDEGFYLIDVEVMGDDGENSGSGVQKLAKLDLNVFVEKIKGVSLEEKMMFSRNLSVMISSGIDISRALEVLEKQSQSPTFKRTIKKISKDLQSGKNFSDAVAEHPKIFGTLYSSMVKAGEVSGNLDGTLEVLASQLEKQHELRSKVRGAMVYPAVIIIAMIGIGILMMIMVVPQLKSIFGDLGVDLPVTTQAIITVSDFLTVYWWAVLAALPFFIFLLKKFLSTENGKRSLSFLVLHIPLFKELSHKINNAAFARTLSSLISGGVPILEGLGIVSETLNNVYYRESLESATEEVKKGKNLYEVLDGYSKLYTPLMLEMIQVGEESGKLSDLLSRVAEFYEREVSDTTDNMSSIIEPILMLFIGGAVGFFAISIMQPIYGMLGSA
- a CDS encoding prepilin-type N-terminal cleavage/methylation domain-containing protein; amino-acid sequence: MKIFLKNKNTQGFTIVEILVVLSVATILFMISTGVYFSLRHDVGVDTDAQKIASVLRLAQNRTLAAQDFSSHGVYFDAGAGTYTLFFGNTFDSMDPDNETNNLDASVEIINVQFAGGGLDVVFDRLSGYTTNSGFVEVARKGDSSVRSVICIDSTGNVTILNSPELCIPSDIEYVDGLSDSNLASFPSDSAVGDPAQSFTAGSDVVYASRVDLYLRYNDDDVDSEFSDVFLEIREGSTTGNVIGKSLIVDGDILPSVLSWVQFIFPSSVELQPSTTYFMRLRSLPNSTIAASGAEGTIIWGYEHAASAPPAYADGDAWRYVGANNNPSDDGEQLGPADQYDFSFRMYSQEGPTVTDSRHLEFDLGFSLRNSTNLILTFDGGTHVENIAVDDFMNGSSTVFNWEETIDISGNEEHIRVHSLYIDDNDTILSVHRNRDDNDLSLGVDIDTVDVVDYDAGGVPTKGFSILSMIYR
- a CDS encoding tetratricopeptide repeat protein, giving the protein MQKEQNSKLKSKKSWTFDKMALYALVFLMPTFFLTATLSPVGINKQLFAGTLLIALLIYVLAKFLASGKITLPPKHLSITALAVFIAVLLAGLFSQARSISFFSTTPDSVFWVGTYVVAFFAGVVSLRSVKSIKTLSVFYLAGMVLVSVISVLQLVGIFIFPFSFSKDVGFNPVGSVFAFGFLLAAALVAVLTFLNTVRVDNKKVRVILWTTALFFTLILLQINLWSIWLAIAIAAVLTVLVAGSKMVAKKDATLKPLFIPFGMIMISLFFIIVGAQFPTFIANTAEVGLSLDRTVDIAGKSMSAGRWAVGTGPGTFAYNYSLHRPLEINQTDFWGVRFGQGHSALSTYISTLGIPAVLLVLIFLGMFFVSSLKGSFYASRLTSKKDSKDNFLNGIALGAIGVAAVLAAAMFVYKGNVVLHLFLFMAMGVALSSLIKLGAVAGIKLDMTKKPQVMIISSLAALLVISGAFGGLYILGQRYVAQVYLAQAVKNYQENQDLNQAIDKLQRALDTNSSDDSILRVTSQALVLRLGEIINSEDLTEQEISTQFENTLRAAVSVSTKATKLNPKDVQNWEQLGVVYGNLIGFVDGAAELAVNAYEEARVLDPNNPSLPLAVARVYLTNAYVLQNQLSALTQGQDSSVQLEQELVNKRTASLNRSVEYIEEALRLKPDYISASFLLASAYQRLGELDKAIIETEQLARIAPRDPNMAFQLGLLYYQNDEFEKAVVELERSISLASDQFANARYYLGLTYNQLNRGEDAIRQFERLSQDNPGNQLVERILNNLRSGRGALEDVLQPDTTPPIEDTGGAEDEPPLPF
- a CDS encoding HAMP domain-containing sensor histidine kinase, which codes for MKTRREKIIDQIFFWRECKEYGLSVWVCPNFLFLVMGILTIVGMLATYEISQGFTEEGFAALLVALVALVIFVPGSIIVQSFEKMATANRMKTEFVSIVSHQLRSPSSAVKWSLNLLMGNRLGDLTPKQKEYLDLVHYNNERMIKLVNDLLNISRIEKGELFLNQNELDVAELIKKVVDSLSPLAKSSNINLNFNPPHNGELKVYGDEVYVGVVIYNLVDNAIRYSKKEGDVEVKAFLIEDKKVRVEVKDNGVGIPKKEQALIFQKFFRSKNIAKHQSDGTGIGLFIAKAVVEQMGGAIGFSSKEDEGSTFWFEVPTGQRKSKKTFI
- a CDS encoding ATPase, T2SS/T4P/T4SS family, producing MRITNKQLRAFIEDANLVEKPDLEKAFKEAEDKEKPLSDVLLSRKLIDEERIASLRAYIAGVPYLDLTKQKILPEVLHIIPEPIARKNNIIAYKRDGDNLDVAMTDPTDIQTVDFIRKKSGLNIIPRYTSHEGIKQALKLYEKSLEKEFEGLVGSEEKESELNESITTEGLQGDVAKDVPKKEDLKKEAEELPIIRIVDSILRHAISQRASDIHIEPEEKDVLVRYRIDGILHDAMILPKKVQDGVVARIKILSNLRLDEHRLPQDGRFTIKTDDSRVSFRVSMLPVYDGEKVVLRLLPEGSKGSNLEERGYRGEALERLQHAMQKPLGMILATGPTGSGKTTNLYTVLDILNKPGVNISTVEDPIEYRMPRINQTQIKPEIGLTFANGLRALVRQDPDIIMVGEIRDNETASLAINAALTGHLVLSTIHTNSAAGAMPRLMDMDQEPFLISSTLNIAIGQRLVRKLCPDGREKYKLSKKEVESLGKSVNLDRLLEVMKKEKVIGKSDTWESIEFYKPKPSDNCPDGYSGRMGIFEVLEVSESIKKLINESATTDAIEEQAKKEGMLTMLEDGVMKAVQGITTLEEILRVTSE
- a CDS encoding response regulator yields the protein MSKKILFAEDEEVLLRSLTEILTQEGYDVTGVMDGESAIEQVTKNNPDLILLDLILPKKDGFEVLKSLKAGETTKHIPVIVLTNLESLGDISRALEAGASAYLVKANYDLEDVLKKIEAVLGT
- a CDS encoding response regulator, with the translated sequence MARKILFIEDEEYLQMTLGERLKEEGYEILTALDGELGLETAQKEQPDLILLDLILPKKDGFEVLEELKKSEELEHIPVIVLTNLEESRDIQRVLDAGATTYLVKANYEMEEVVKKIKNVLHE